A single window of Podarcis raffonei isolate rPodRaf1 chromosome 9, rPodRaf1.pri, whole genome shotgun sequence DNA harbors:
- the TIFA gene encoding TRAF-interacting protein with FHA domain-containing protein A produces the protein MASFETEDTEETVTCLHIKVYHPSQMEKNVFQAFHFCQPHHVKVDDLVKFGRDGQVCRFNFVDGRASRIQFALQCFRHFNSSKLGFEIKNLSKKTKLFVDLAELAYLNKVELQETCMVCFGEYQMLLEKEEGQSDKYFDIRFELSKTPMLQPKNLSWREPIPECGFSCAESPVEIDETEEMGNALHEKWTY, from the coding sequence ATGGCCAGCTTTGAAACTGAAGATACAGAAGAGACTGTGACCTGTCTCCATATCAAAGTCTATCATCCAAGTCAAATGGAAAAGAATGTATTCCAAGCCTTCCACTTTTGCCAGCCACATCATGTGAAAGTAGATGACCTAGTGAAGTTTGGAAGAGATGGTCAGGTCTGCCGCTTTAATTTTGTAGATGGACGGGCCTCACGTATTCAGTTCGCTCTGCAGTGTTTCAGACACTTCAACAGCTCAAAGCTGGGTTTCGAGATTAAGAATTTGAGCAAGAAGACAAAGCTGTTTGTGGATCTCGCTGAACTGGCTTACCTGAATAAGGTTGAGTTGCAAGAGACATGCATGGTTTGTTTTGGAGAGTACCAAATGCtattggaaaaagaagaaggacaGTCAGATAAGTATTTTGACATCCGCTTTGAATTATCAAAAACACCCATGTTGCAGCCAAAAAACTTGTCTTGGCGGGAACCTATACCTGAATGTGGCTTTTCATGTGCTGAATCTCCAGTTGAGATAGATGAGACGGAAGAAATGGGAAATGCCCTCCATGAGAAATGGACTTACTAG
- the AP1AR gene encoding AP-1 complex-associated regulatory protein isoform X2, with protein MFRGRVSLNVAGEATAGSKYFRTCATGEHFTIEFENLVESDEGESPGSNQRPLTEEEIADLRGRHYNSIAEKQRTLDDRLLSELAKQEEKLRIEEETLYAAQREAARAAKQRKLLEQQRLQRAQLASNGDGLSSVTEEDFDSYLRNVKLQYEAFRSSRLSSDATVLTPNTESSCDLMTKTKSTSGNDDSNSLDLEWEDEEGMNRMVPLRERSKTEEDILRAALKFSSKKTGSNPTSASDDSNGLEWENDFVSAEMDDNGNSEYAGFVNPVLELSASDQKKSDTDQQDR; from the exons atgttcagaggcagggtATCTCTGAATGTTGCGGGGGAAGCAACAGCGGG ATCAAAGTACTTCAGGACCTGTGCCACAGGAGAACACTTCACTATAGAG TTTGAGAATCTAGTGGAAAGCGATGAG GGTGAGAGTCCAGGAAGCAACCAGAG ACCTTTGACTGAAGAAGAAATTGCTGATCTAAGGGGAAGGCACTACAATTCCATTGCTGAAAAACAAAGAACATTAGATGATAGACTTCTGTCAGAG TTAGCCAAACAAGAGGAGAAGTTAAGAATAGAAGAGGAGACTTTATATGCTGCGCAGCGTGAAGCAGCCAGGGCAGCAAAGCAGAGAAAGCTCTTGGAG cAACAAAGACTGCAAAGAGCACAACTGGCAAGCAATGGAGACGGTTTAAG ctcagtgacagaagAGGACTTTGATTCCTACCTGAGGAATGTAAAACTACAATATGAAGCTTTTCGGAGCAGCA GGCTGTCCTCAGATGCCACTGTTCTGACACCAAATACAGAGAGCAGTTGTGACTTGATGACAAAAACCAAATCGACAAGTGGGAATGATGACAGTAATTCCTTAGATTTAGAATGGGAAGATGAAGAAG gcaTGAACAGAATGGTCCCATTGCGAGAACGCTCAAAAACTGAAGAAGACATTCTTCGAGCAGCACTAAAATTTAGCAGCAAGAAAACTGGAAGTAACCCAACTTCTGCATCTGATGATTCTAATGGTTTGGAATGGGAGAATGATTTTGTTAGTGCTGAAATGGATGATAATGGCAACTCTGAGTATGCTGGCTTTGTAAACCCCGTTTTAGAACTGTCTGCATCAGACCAAAAAAAATCTGATACTGACCAACAGGACAGATAA
- the AP1AR gene encoding AP-1 complex-associated regulatory protein isoform X1 encodes MGNSWAAQWCCWLFPRREAGRIQRGGGSKYFRTCATGEHFTIEFENLVESDEGESPGSNQRPLTEEEIADLRGRHYNSIAEKQRTLDDRLLSELAKQEEKLRIEEETLYAAQREAARAAKQRKLLEQQRLQRAQLASNGDGLSSVTEEDFDSYLRNVKLQYEAFRSSRLSSDATVLTPNTESSCDLMTKTKSTSGNDDSNSLDLEWEDEEGMNRMVPLRERSKTEEDILRAALKFSSKKTGSNPTSASDDSNGLEWENDFVSAEMDDNGNSEYAGFVNPVLELSASDQKKSDTDQQDR; translated from the exons ATGGGGAACAGCTGGGCGGCGCAGTGGTGCTGCTGGCTCTTCCCGAGGCGGGAAGCGGGACGGATCCAGCGAGGAGGAGG ATCAAAGTACTTCAGGACCTGTGCCACAGGAGAACACTTCACTATAGAG TTTGAGAATCTAGTGGAAAGCGATGAG GGTGAGAGTCCAGGAAGCAACCAGAG ACCTTTGACTGAAGAAGAAATTGCTGATCTAAGGGGAAGGCACTACAATTCCATTGCTGAAAAACAAAGAACATTAGATGATAGACTTCTGTCAGAG TTAGCCAAACAAGAGGAGAAGTTAAGAATAGAAGAGGAGACTTTATATGCTGCGCAGCGTGAAGCAGCCAGGGCAGCAAAGCAGAGAAAGCTCTTGGAG cAACAAAGACTGCAAAGAGCACAACTGGCAAGCAATGGAGACGGTTTAAG ctcagtgacagaagAGGACTTTGATTCCTACCTGAGGAATGTAAAACTACAATATGAAGCTTTTCGGAGCAGCA GGCTGTCCTCAGATGCCACTGTTCTGACACCAAATACAGAGAGCAGTTGTGACTTGATGACAAAAACCAAATCGACAAGTGGGAATGATGACAGTAATTCCTTAGATTTAGAATGGGAAGATGAAGAAG gcaTGAACAGAATGGTCCCATTGCGAGAACGCTCAAAAACTGAAGAAGACATTCTTCGAGCAGCACTAAAATTTAGCAGCAAGAAAACTGGAAGTAACCCAACTTCTGCATCTGATGATTCTAATGGTTTGGAATGGGAGAATGATTTTGTTAGTGCTGAAATGGATGATAATGGCAACTCTGAGTATGCTGGCTTTGTAAACCCCGTTTTAGAACTGTCTGCATCAGACCAAAAAAAATCTGATACTGACCAACAGGACAGATAA
- the AP1AR gene encoding AP-1 complex-associated regulatory protein isoform X3 — MGNSWAAQWCCWLFPRREAGRIQRGGGSKYFRTCATGEHFTIEFENLVESDEGESPGSNQRPLTEEEIADLRGRHYNSIAEKQRTLDDRLLSEQQRLQRAQLASNGDGLSSVTEEDFDSYLRNVKLQYEAFRSSRLSSDATVLTPNTESSCDLMTKTKSTSGNDDSNSLDLEWEDEEGMNRMVPLRERSKTEEDILRAALKFSSKKTGSNPTSASDDSNGLEWENDFVSAEMDDNGNSEYAGFVNPVLELSASDQKKSDTDQQDR; from the exons ATGGGGAACAGCTGGGCGGCGCAGTGGTGCTGCTGGCTCTTCCCGAGGCGGGAAGCGGGACGGATCCAGCGAGGAGGAGG ATCAAAGTACTTCAGGACCTGTGCCACAGGAGAACACTTCACTATAGAG TTTGAGAATCTAGTGGAAAGCGATGAG GGTGAGAGTCCAGGAAGCAACCAGAG ACCTTTGACTGAAGAAGAAATTGCTGATCTAAGGGGAAGGCACTACAATTCCATTGCTGAAAAACAAAGAACATTAGATGATAGACTTCTGTCAGAG cAACAAAGACTGCAAAGAGCACAACTGGCAAGCAATGGAGACGGTTTAAG ctcagtgacagaagAGGACTTTGATTCCTACCTGAGGAATGTAAAACTACAATATGAAGCTTTTCGGAGCAGCA GGCTGTCCTCAGATGCCACTGTTCTGACACCAAATACAGAGAGCAGTTGTGACTTGATGACAAAAACCAAATCGACAAGTGGGAATGATGACAGTAATTCCTTAGATTTAGAATGGGAAGATGAAGAAG gcaTGAACAGAATGGTCCCATTGCGAGAACGCTCAAAAACTGAAGAAGACATTCTTCGAGCAGCACTAAAATTTAGCAGCAAGAAAACTGGAAGTAACCCAACTTCTGCATCTGATGATTCTAATGGTTTGGAATGGGAGAATGATTTTGTTAGTGCTGAAATGGATGATAATGGCAACTCTGAGTATGCTGGCTTTGTAAACCCCGTTTTAGAACTGTCTGCATCAGACCAAAAAAAATCTGATACTGACCAACAGGACAGATAA